The Chloroflexota bacterium DNA segment ACGAAGGCAGGATCCGGCGCCAGGTCGGCGAACTCCGGGACCGCCGACTCGAGGATCCGGAGCGCCCGTTCGGACTGGCGGCCGGACAGGAGCGAGCGGGCGAGTTCTGTCGTCGTCCGGGCCGTCGCTACCCGATCTCCTGCCTCCTTCCGATGGACCAGAGCCCGGTCGAGGAACGACTCCGCTGCCGCATGGTGCCCGGCCGACGTCGCCGAGACCCCGGCGAGTTCGAGGAGGTCCGCCCGCTCGACCGGGTCCACCGCGACGGTCAGTGCCTGCTCGAGGAAGGTCACCGCCTGCTCGTGGCTGCCGAGAGCGGCCGCCCGGCCGGCAGCGGCCCGGAGCGCGATCCGCGCCTGCCCGGCGAGCGCATCCGCCTCCGGCCCGTCCGGCGAGCTCGCGTGCGCCGCAAGATAGTGACCGGCGAGGGCACCGGCGAGCTCCTCCGATCCGAGGGCCTCGAAGAAGCGTGCGGCAGCGAGGTGCCGGCTCTTCCGTTCCCGCCTGGCCAGCGTCCCGTAGGCGACCTCGCGGATGAGCGCCTGGACGAACCCGTACTGGCCGCGTTCGGGGCTCCGGGGATCGACATCGAGGACGAGCAGCTCGCGCTTCACGAGCGCCCGAAGTCGCTGTTCGAGCTCGGCCTCCGGGACGGACGAGATCGCGGCGAGCCCGGCCGGCGTGAAGCTCTGGCCGAGGACCGCCGCGTCCGAGATGAGCGCCCGATCCGCCCGCTCGAGCGCGTCGAGCCGCGACGCGATGAGCGCGGTGAGCGTCTCCGGGACGGCGAGCGTCGAAAGGTCGCCGACCGGACGGTACGCGCCGCCTTCGAGCACGAGACGGCCCTCGGCGACGAGCATCCGAACGGTCTCGACCGCGTAGAGGGGGATGCCGTCCGCTCGGGCCACGATCGCTGTCGCGGCACGCGGCGGCAGCCCGGGGACGAGCCCGACGAGGAGTTCGCGCATCGCCGGTTCCGGCAGCGGCTCCAGGTAGAGCGAGACGAAATTCCGCTTGCCCGCCCCCCAATCCGCCCGTCGCTCGAGGAGCTGCGGACGTGACAGGGTGAGGACATAGAGCGGGACGTTCTTGCTCCATTCGAGGACGTGATCGACGAAGTCGATGAGCCCCACGTCCGCGTAGTGGAAGTCCTCGAACACGAGCACCACCGGCGCCTTGATCGCGAGCCGCTCGAAGAACGTCCGCCATGCCCCGAACAGCTGCTCCGTCGCAGCGCCGGAGCCGATCCCGAGGAGGGCGAGGAGAGCCGGCTCGATCCAGCGACGCTCGTCCTCGTCAGGGATGTGTTCCGCGAGCGTCGCCGCCACCTTCGATCGGGTGGTCCGCTCGTCGTCCGTCTCGAGCAGGCCGCAGCGGGCCCGAACCATCTCGCCGAGGGCCCAGAAGCTGATCCCGTCGCCGTACGCCGGGGAGCGGCCGTCATGCCACCAGATGGGATCGGACAGGCCATCGACGTACTTGAGGAACTCCCAGGCGAGCCGACTCTTGCCGATGCCGGCGGGACCGATGACGGAGACGAGCCGCGCCCGATGCTCGCGGATCGTGGCGTGGAAGAGATCCTTGAGGAGGCGGAGCTCCTCGTCGCGGCCCACGAACGGTGCCTCGAGGGTGTCCGAGCGGTTCCGGCCGCCGCGCTCGGCGACGACCCGGAGGGCACGCCAGGCAGGGACCGGCGCGGCCTTGCCCTTGAGGAGCTGGTCGCCGGCGGGCTCGAAGGAGATCGCCGCCGCCGCGGCCCGCTGGGTCGCCTCGCCGACGAGGACGGTCCCCGACGGGGCGACGGACTGGAGGCGGGAGGCCGTGTTGACGAGGTCGCCCGCGACCATCCCCTGGTTCGTCGCGCCCAGGGTCACCGCCGCCTCGCCGGTGAGGACGCCGGCTCGGGCGGCGATCCCCGGGTCCAGGACGCGAACCGCATCGACGAGCTCGAGCCCTGCCCGGACGGCCCGCTCGGCATCGTCCTCGTGGGCGACCGGCGCGCCCCAGACTGCCATGACCGCGTCGC contains these protein-coding regions:
- a CDS encoding AAA family ATPase; the protein is MICSSCGTENKPGRRFCVECGSALAVACPSCGAAIEPGEKFCGSCGTPLGATPLGATTTAGTTTPGTTTLATARGAALTEPIHTPDRPRAPGGPAPTTGLPSTAPEPVAERRLVSVLFADLVGFTTLAEGRDAEETRELLSRYFDLARDVIGRYGGTVEKFIGDAVMAVWGAPVAHEDDAERAVRAGLELVDAVRVLDPGIAARAGVLTGEAAVTLGATNQGMVAGDLVNTASRLQSVAPSGTVLVGEATQRAAAAAISFEPAGDQLLKGKAAPVPAWRALRVVAERGGRNRSDTLEAPFVGRDEELRLLKDLFHATIREHRARLVSVIGPAGIGKSRLAWEFLKYVDGLSDPIWWHDGRSPAYGDGISFWALGEMVRARCGLLETDDERTTRSKVAATLAEHIPDEDERRWIEPALLALLGIGSGAATEQLFGAWRTFFERLAIKAPVVLVFEDFHYADVGLIDFVDHVLEWSKNVPLYVLTLSRPQLLERRADWGAGKRNFVSLYLEPLPEPAMRELLVGLVPGLPPRAATAIVARADGIPLYAVETVRMLVAEGRLVLEGGAYRPVGDLSTLAVPETLTALIASRLDALERADRALISDAAVLGQSFTPAGLAAISSVPEAELEQRLRALVKRELLVLDVDPRSPERGQYGFVQALIREVAYGTLARRERKSRHLAAARFFEALGSEELAGALAGHYLAAHASSPDGPEADALAGQARIALRAAAGRAAALGSHEQAVTFLEQALTVAVDPVERADLLELAGVSATSAGHHAAAESFLDRALVHRKEAGDRVATARTTTELARSLLSGRQSERALRILESAVPEFADLAPDPAFVGLEAQFARACFLRDDHRRALEIVERVLSAAERGDLTAILADALVTKGSALSSVGRVREGMGVVEVGERLARAYGLTGTVLRALNNRLVELSDFDPKVNRDVSREALALARRVGDRQWMFQFLALSGFAELLIGEWDEAVALWQTALAEDPEPADRLLPYSSLAMVAAARGEPIPGAADEIRQIALQVTDPQVLWATVDGPATIALAEGRLADAAALWRSGLPDFPSLAPAWLPSAARRAIRVGDAVGARADLAAVNELGLHTPTLEAQGLTIRAGLAALDGRSAEAIRLYAEALRAFNALGIPYEEAQVAIEMATVLDPSIPEVAAAVEAARETLSRLRARAHLDQLEAVVTAWREGGSSVREGDSSAARAGTAERGAGTAPTPEPSLTGDPTTPKSVPLRS